GCTGTTCTGGATACTGGAATGGAGGACAGACTATagcagaaatatttttcagtctTGGTCTTTGATTCCTGTTCACGCTAGGCTAATGGTGTCTAAAAGTGATTGATTGCTGTTCAGTGGTGTTTGTGAAATAAGCCTGTCTTGGTCCAGTTTCTAGAAACATGGTTAGAAATGTTAGAAACAATTGGCATGACCACAACTGGCATTTTATGTTGCACTTAGCAGAGACCAAGAATTAGATGGGCCTTGGAGAATGAGCTGTTCTTAAGACCCTACAGGTGGTGGGTGATCCTTTATGATACTGTCACTAATGGAAACAAAGGATTTCAGGGGTGACATTCTTTCTTTTACCAACATTACACGTCATGGGGGAAGGAGCATTATTTGGTGGTTAGAATGGGTGATGAGTCTGGAGATCAAGATTCTGTTTGCATATCTAACACTGATAAGCTGTGTGACTTTTAGCCTGCTATTTCACCTTTTTCTGTCAATATTGCACTTTGTAAAACATGGATAATAACTAATCAGTGAAGAGCTTTGAAGACCATAAGCAGAGGTGCTATGATGGTGTTTGCAAATTATAATTACTACTACAAATTTTGGACACAGAAAAACAATAGCACATTGTGACAATTTCTGTTGATCACGACATTGAATGCAAATAGTAGGTGAGACAGTATTTATACTGGGAAAGAAACAAGTGTTAATTGGACCTCTGGAAGTGCCAGTGCACCATTTAGCATGATTTATGAATTTCCTTCATGTGGTCTTTGTAGGTGTCCAGATAGCAAAGTAATATTGATTTCTTGTCTAAATCCTAGAAGAGTTTATGAATAAAGTCTAGTAATTGTGTTAAAGTGCACTAGAACTGCAGTTACCAGTAACTGAATGTGTCCTAACATCAATACCAGAACAGTCGTAAGAAATAGTCACTTAGAGCATCTGTTAGGCACTAGAAATGAGAAGTATCAAATGCTgaaagttgatttttttcattgcaGATCTTCGAGTGACAAATGAAACTACACTCATGAATAGGAAGAGATCTCAAGAGAAAAGGAATGTAAAGCAGTCTTCTAAGCTAAATCTCGATCATAAAGGCCTAAACAAAGAGAGCAAAATAGGAAGCATCTTTTCACAGGCTCAGCAATCTCCAACTTGGTCACCTGCATCTACTTTGCAGGGAGCTTATGGTTCCTTTGTCTCAGATGAGGCACATGGTCCATCTCTTACACCAACTAAAATGGCCCCTTTGAGGTTTAAAGATGAAGGCTCCTATTCTATACTTTGCTTAAACACGGAAGATCCCAATGAAGAAAATGATATTAAAGATGATGATATATTAGAGAAAGAATTCCTTTCTTTCAATCTAAATCATTCTCCTACTCCTTTAGAACAAATTAGTGGAACATCCTTGGAACAACATGAACAATGTACTTCTGAAGAAGCTGGAGATCACAGAAGCATTTCATCAAGAAGAGTTGAATCTACTCATCAACCATTAAGACAACACAATGTAATGAACATAGCCATTGAACAGTCTTCCTTAAGACAAAGGAATTTCTGGGACTTTCTAAAGGATTACACTTCAGGTGGGAATTCTCCTGAAGTTACTGACTGCAATAAAAATGAAACTGAAACTCCATTATTTAGTTCGAGACGCACACAAGCTGAAAGCAGACCAGGCAGTGCTCTTGTTGAAGATAGAGATAGCATAAATATTTATAACAGAGAAGTTCAAGACTATGAAAGCAATCAGAGGCGTTATACGGACCTCCTGACTTCTGCAAGGTCAATAGTTCATAGGCCATTATTGTATTCCGCACACAATACTCCAAGATCATTAATTCAATCAACACACAGAGCTGAGGTCCCATCAAATTTGAGCTCGACACCTGTAGCATCTCAAATATTAGATTTGGATGGAAGTTCAAGGTTTAATATTCATAGACCCTTGTCTCCAATCAGAAGTAGAGATTCCTTTTCTCCTACAGAAAATTATGAATCTTCATTACCTATAGTCAGTACACCTGAAGATAATAACCTACTGGAGGATAGTATAGATAAGAGTTTAAAGAGCACATCTCCAATTGCTGCCTTACATGATGAAGAGAATGTACTAAATTCACAAAGTTCTTTATCTATGGATTCTTCCAACCCATCTTTGTTTCAAACTAATTTCACAGCCCACCTTCACATGGCTGGCACATTACATGATCAACTACCACTTGCTTTAATTGCAGTGTCTGATTTACACAATCAAAATAGTGCTATGAGCAACATGGAAGGATGTAATCCTACAAgtacaaagaaaataaacaaacatgcagatCCAGAAAAACTCAAGAAACTACAGGAGAGGtgagaaattattattattactcttTTGACAAAAGCATTTAGCCAAAGTCCGAGAGCTGGTGGGTTGTTTCAACTGGGAGGAGAAACTGATGGAGGCAGACACCTCTGAGGCAAACCCTTTTTATTTCTAAAgtcctcagaagagagtctcctacCACCATTATCCTACATTTCTTTctcatagtggtggcagcagacttcccagccttgggggtacaagacTTCTGATTCACCTATAGgaggtgattccttatctcctgtatctcccatGTCCAGAATGGCATAACAGTTTCCCAGTACTACAGTGGGAGGTTTAGGAGCAGGAGTAGAGCACTGCATGCTGCCGGAACTGACCAGCTGCCGTCATCCCCCCAATacatctccacctccactgatgTTGCGTCAGCACTCTTTTGCGGTGGGACAGCTATCTTAACCTCAggtgtctccacatgaatactgtccaggaattgctcgtAGAGTCTAATACTCCTAAACCTAGTTACCTCTTCCtgtagctccaccacctgcttctTGAGAGCTTCTATTGAAAGACATCTTCCACATTagatggtctccccagcctgggcttcagtaggtgggaattgcaagtcacagtccctgcaaaaccacaccagggtctgggtaggggTATCCCTGtccaggaggtctgtctgactacagacacaggtggaagagacagaagcagtgctggcacatgtgttgcaggtcttcctaaccatagtggaACCCCTCTGTCAAACTGGATCTTAAAACTGacctctctgcagccccctgcccgctTCACTCCCCTAATTGCTCcaactctggcttttaaagcctgcaaaACTTAGTCAGGCCTCCTCCTCATTAGTCACACAGGGGAGGGCTGATCCTGAgactgatcaaaggcaatcaaagGAACAAAGGATCAAAAACattccagccctcccaggcacacaatcCAAACTCCCACAGTAACTGAAATTGAAATCTGCAatcagaaatcaaaatgtaaacagACAGGCAAACTTGACATGGTAGTTTGGGATATatattttttgtacaaaaaagttCTAGACAATGCAAAAACAGAACTAGCTCCCCTCTCAACTCCTCCTaactcccttctcaaaactccctcctgtttgcaatcacctgttcACAAACtgccctggtcacttactagcaggctttataGGCTCTGGCCTTTCTGATTGGTAGCCCCACCCTGTGACTATGGCTTGACCACTGAgcagagagttttagatttcaaacccTAACTGGTAGCCTCAGCACATGGTCTTTCAAATAAACAAACTGCTCAGCACATGAATCTCCAAACACgcacaaacagacagacaaataaGCCCAGTACACAGTCACAAGTAACCCccaagcacaaacacacacactccagacagccacttacctcgaGGTCCTGTGATCTGCTCTTCCTTCACCTGGAAAGcacccttctcaaaactccctcctgcttgcaagttcttcttcaagtgatacCCTGTTTCTGCTCCTCTGTAGTTCCTGTAGGTATCAGGCTCATCCCAGTGCCATAGATTGGAGATTTTCATAGCGGTAGTCAGACTGCACATGTGTGGTTAACGTCTCACCCTGTTTGTGCCCTTTTAGTCACATGCATGGTCTGGCTCTAACCAGCTCCTCTCAACCATGCTTGGCCATAGACAGAGTGAATGTTTCTCCTCATGAGGACAGCCTGTTCAAAGTTTTTTTTCTCACATTTTCTCTAATTGCAGTTAGTTAGTTGATAGCTCTTAGTACTCAGTTGATTGTTCATAGCTGTTAgttactgctttaaaaaaaagtgtgccGGGATCTCCAGGGTTCAAAAAACTCGATGCCTACCATGAGGCTATGCTGGCATCAGACTGCCATTCATGTTTTATCCAATGTTTAGGTTAAGGCAAGGTACCACAAAAGTGCCCTCACTATTCTAAGTTAGTGGCCAGAAATGGCAGAGACAGGAAGATGTGGCCCAGAAAGGTTCTGTCTGATAAGCTCCTCAGACTTGGCGG
The sequence above is a segment of the Carettochelys insculpta isolate YL-2023 chromosome 28, ASM3395843v1, whole genome shotgun sequence genome. Coding sequences within it:
- the MARCHF10 gene encoding putative E3 ubiquitin-protein ligase MARCHF10, coding for MCDSKERQKFISDAQYLREMQHKMDSEYQACLRRQEQNREHTERKREQHARQEQRQKTLSTIYATRSYERPWVSGIPVTRQTSVEESSGSAFKSSASRSDSKFPAIENTSSKQKQKPPMSSSKVTPAAQKQSLLRKRMNQGRLSGSTDTQNMRKLEDRHRQASLLQAKAQVISASDLRVTNETTLMNRKRSQEKRNVKQSSKLNLDHKGLNKESKIGSIFSQAQQSPTWSPASTLQGAYGSFVSDEAHGPSLTPTKMAPLRFKDEGSYSILCLNTEDPNEENDIKDDDILEKEFLSFNLNHSPTPLEQISGTSLEQHEQCTSEEAGDHRSISSRRVESTHQPLRQHNVMNIAIEQSSLRQRNFWDFLKDYTSGGNSPEVTDCNKNETETPLFSSRRTQAESRPGSALVEDRDSINIYNREVQDYESNQRRYTDLLTSARSIVHRPLLYSAHNTPRSLIQSTHRAEVPSNLSSTPVASQILDLDGSSRFNIHRPLSPIRSRDSFSPTENYESSLPIVSTPEDNNLLEDSIDKSLKSTSPIAALHDEENVLNSQSSLSMDSSNPSLFQTNFTAHLHMAGTLHDQLPLALIAVSDLHNQNSAMSNMEGCNPTSTKKINKHADPEKLKKLQESLLAEDSEEEGDQCRICQIAGGSLTNPLVEPCGCVGSLQFVHQECLKTWLKAKIKSGAELGAVKTCELCKQSLIADLDDFDVNDYYRNHQQSRAQNDLMNSGLYLVLLLHLYEQRFAELMRLNDNQASRDGLSRQPRAEETENSELGNNE